The genomic interval CGCAAGGTGATGCCAATGCCCAGCGTTCAGCAACGGCAGAAGCAGGGCTGCGTCGAGGTCAAGTCGTTCACAAAACACTGGACTTGCATGTTCCCTCAGCACGGGCCCGGCAAGAAGCACGAGCGTGCGATCATCCTCGAAGCCTGGCAGCAGGACATAGTCGATGAGCATCCGTGGGCGTTCATCCGAGGGCTGATCCACTCGGATGGGTGCCGGAACATGAACTGGACCGTGCGGACGGTTGGCGGCGAGCGGAAGCGGTACGAGTACCCCCGCTACTGGTTCACCAACGTCTCGGACGACATCCGTCAGCTCTACACGAACACTCTCGACCGCCTCGGCGTCGAATGGAAGCACTGCACTCGACACGGGAAGCTCTACAACATCTCGGTCGCCAAACGCGCATCCGTCGCCCTGATGGACGCCCACGTCGGGCCGAAGTACTGAGCCGCGCCCCCGGCAGGGAAGGGCCCCTCTTCGGAGGGGCCCTTTACGGCGGCTACTTGGTGGCGGGGTCGTCCTCGCCGATGTGGTGGACTCGGACCAGGTTCGTCGAGCCTGCGATGCCGGGCGGGGAGCCGGCGGTGATGATCACTATGTCGCCCTTGTCGCAGCGGCCGATCCGCAGGAGGTGCTCGTCGACCTGGGCGACCATCGCGTCGGTGGAGTCGACGTGGGGGCCGAGGAAGGTTTCGACGCCCCAGGTGAGGTTGAGCTGGGAGCGGGTCGCCGGGTCCGGGGTGAAGGCCAGGAGCGGGATCGGCGAGCGGTAGCGGGAGAGGCGCTTGACCGTGTCGCCCGACTGGGTGAAGGCGACGAGGTACTTCGCGCCGAGGAAGTCGCCCATGTCGGCGGCGGCGCGGGCGACGGAGCCGCCCTGGGTGCGGGGCTTGTTGCGTTCGGTGAGCGGTGGGAGGCCCTTGGCGAGGATGTCTTCCTCTGCTGCTTCGACGATGCGGCTCATCGTCTTGACCGTCTCGATGGGGTACTTGCCCACGCTCGTCTCGCCGGAGAGCATCACCGCGTCGGTGCCGTCGATGACGGCGTTGGCGACGTCGGAGGCTTCGGCGCGGGTGGGGCGGGAGTTTTCGATCATCGAGTCGAGCATCTGCGTGGCGACGATGACCGGCTTGGCGTTGCGCTTGGCGAGTTTGATGGCGCGCTTTTGGACGATCGGGACTTGTTCCAGGGGCATTTCGACGCCGAGGTCGCCGCGGGCGACCATGATGCCGTCGAAGGCGGCCACGATGTCGTCGATGTTTTCGACGGCTTGGGGCTTTTCGACCTTGGCGATGACGGGGAGCCGGCGGCCTTCTTCTTTCATGATGCGGTGGACGTCTTGGATGTCGCGTCCGCTGCGTACGAAGGAGAGGGCGATGATGTCGGCTCCGGTGCGCAGGGCCCAGCGGAGGTCTTCGATGTCTTTTTCGGAGAGGGCGGGGACGGAGACGGCGACGCCGGGGAGGTTGAGTCCCTTGTTGTCGGAGACCATGCCTCCTTCGATGACGAGGGTGCGGACGCGGGGTCCGTCGACCTCGGTGACTTCGAGGGAGACCTTGCCGTCGTCTACGAGGATGCGTTCGCCGGTGGAGACGTCGGCGGCGAGGCCTTCGTAGGTTGTGCCGCAGGTGTGGCGGTCGCCTTCGATGGGTTCGACGGTGATGGTGAATTCGTCGCCGCGTTCAAGGAGTACGGGTCCTTCGCGGAAGCGTCCGAGGCGGATCTTCGGGCCTTGAAGGTCGGCGAGGATGCCGACGCTGCGGCCGGTCTCTTCGGAGGCTTTGCGTACGTGTTGGTAGCGCTGTTCGTGGTCGGCGTAGGTGCCGTGGCTGAGGTTGAAGCGGGCGATGTCCATTCCGGCTTCGACCAGTGCCTTGATCTGGTCGTATGTGTCAGTGGCGGGGCCAAGGGTGCAGACGATTTTTGCTCGGCGCATGGTTCGAGCCTAGGGCTTACCAGTCAGTAGACAATTGGCTGTGCATGACTGTCCAACAACCTTTGCATGAAAGGTTATTGACAAGTGTTGAATTGTGCGCGGGGGCGCTCCGATGAGCATGTCGCTCACAGTTGGGGTGGGGTCATGGTGAAGCGGGCGTTCACCTGCGCGTAGATGGTCTGGCGTTGTGGTTCCAGGTCAAGGGCGGGGGCTTCCTCCGCGCCTTCCGGGTAGGCCATCGACATGTGGCGGGCGCGGCCCGCGAAGGCGACGGGGACGGGGCCTGTGTCTTCGGCGCCGGGGTCGGCGAGTTCGAGGAGGGCGGAGAGTTCGGCGCCGAGTGCGTGGGCGTATTCGCGGGCGCGTTTGACGGCTTCTCGTACGGCTTGGCGGCGGACTTCGCCGTATGCGGGTGAGTCGGGGCGCATGCTCCACCAGGGGCCGTCTACTTGGGTGAGTTCGAGGTCGGCGAGGCGGGTGGTGAGTTCGCCGAGGGCGGTGAAGTCGGTGAGGACTGCGGTGATGTAGACGCGGCCGTGGTAGGCGCGGATGCGTTCGCCGCGGCCGTGTTTGGTGAGTTCGGGACTGATGGAGAAGGCTCCGGTTTCCAGCTTTTCGATGGCGTCGCCGTACGTTTTGACGAGGTCGAGGGCGATGGTGTTGCGCCGGGTGAGGTCTTCGAGTGCGGTGCGGCGGTCCGTACCGCGGGCGGTGACGGTGATTCCGATGCGGGCGATCTCGGGGTCGAATTCGAGGCGTGCTTCGCCTTGTACTGCGACGCGTGGGGCGTCCGGGGTGCCTGCTGCGCCGGGAGTGCCGTGCGGGGGTGTGGGGTTGTTCGTTTCGTCGGTCACTTCTCCACTGTCGCACTTGGGTCTGACAGGCAGCGGTCATCAGATCGAAACGCGTTGGGGGTGTTGCCGGATGTGGCTCCTGGGCCAGAATCTACGCGCGTCATTGTGCAATGGATCTAGGAGAGAAGATGCCGCTGAACCGTAGGACGTTTCTGGGCCGTTCGGCCGCTGCCGCTGCTGCGGGGGCTGGTGTGGCGATCGCGGGAGGGGGCGTGGCCGCGGCCGCGGAGGCGGCGCCCGCGGAGGGTCGTGGGCGTTCGCCGAAGCGGTACTCGTTCACTGTCATGGGGACGACCGACCTGCACGGCAATGTCTTCAACTGGGACTACTTCACGGACAAGGAGTTCGACGACAAGGCGCACAACGATGTGGGTCTGGCGAAGATCTCGACCCTGGTGAACCGGATCCGGGAGGAGAAGGGCCGCCGTAACACGATGCTCATTGACGCGGGCGACACCATCCAGGGCACCCAGTTGTCGTACTACTACGCCAAGGTCGACCCGATCACGGCGGAGCACGGCCCTGTGCACCCGATGGCGCAGTCTATGAATGCCATCGGGTACGACGCGGCGGCTCTCGGCAATCACGAATTCAATTACGGCATTCCGGTGCTGCGGAAGTTCGAGGAGCAGTGCGATTTTCCGCTGCTGGGTGCGAATGCGCTGGACGCCAAGACGCTCCGGCCGGCGTTTCCTCCGTACTTCATGAAGCGGCTGCGGACGCCGTGCGGTCGTGATGTGCGGGTGGCGGTTCTCGGGCTGACGAATCCGGGTATCGCGATCTGGGACAAGGCGAATGTGCAGGGGAAGATGACGTTCCCGGGGCTGGAGGAGCAGGCGGCGAAGTGGGTGCCGAAGCTGCGGTCCATGGGTGCGGATGTCGTCATAGTGTCGGCGCACTCGGGGTCGAGCGGCACGTCGTCGTACGGTGACCAGCTTCCGTACGTCGAGAATGCGGCGGGTCTGGTGGCCGAGCAGGTGGCGGGGATCGACGCGATTCTGGTCGGGCATGCGCATACGGAGATCGCCGAGTACTTCGTGGCGAACAAGGAGACAGGCAAGAAGGTTGTTCTGTCGGAGCCGCTCAAGTGGGGGCAGCGGCTGACGCTGTTCGACTTCGATCTGGTGTGGGCGAAGGGCCGCTGGGTGGTGGAGAAGGTGGGGGCGAAGGTTCTCAACTCCAACACGGTGGAGGAGGACCCGGAGATCACGAAGCTGCTGGGTGATGAGCACGAGAAGGTCGTGGCGTACGTCAACCAGGTGATTGGTACGTCCACGGTGGCGATGACGACGGCGGAGGCGGCGTGGAAGGACGAGCCGCTCATTGATCTGATCAACCATGTTCAGGCGGAGACGGTGAAGGCGGCGCTGGCGGGGGGCGCGTATGCGGCGTTGCCTGTGCTGTCGCAGGCGTCGTGTTTCTCGCGGAGTGCGGTGGTGCCTGCGGGCGAGGTGACGATCAAGGATGCGGCGGGTCTGTATCCGTTCGAGAACACGCTTGAGGCACGGCTGGTGAGTGGTGCTCAGCTGAAGGATTACCTGGAGTTCTCGGCGCGGTATTACGTGCAGACGGCGGCGGGGGCGCCGGTGGATACGGCGAAGCTGACGAATGCGGGGGGCATTCCCGACTACAACTACGACGTGGTGTCGGGTCCGGGTCTGACGTATGAGATCGATATTGCCAAGCCGGCTGGTTCGCGGGTGGTGAAGCTGTCGTTCGACGGGAAGCCGGTGGACGGGGCGGCGCAGTTCGTGCTGGCGGTCAACAACTACCGGGCGAGTGGTGGCGGGGCGTTTCCGCACATCGCGGGGTCGAAGCAGTTGTGGGCGAATTCGGAGGAGATCCGGAACACGATCATTACGTGGGTGAAGGGGAAGGGGACGGTGGATCCGGCGGAGTTCGCTGTGGTGGGGTGGAGGCTCACGCGGGAGGGTACGCCGGTGTTTTAGGCGGGGTGCGGGGCGTGGCTTTCGTGGCTCAAGCGCCGGACGGGCTGGACTTTCAGCCCGTCCGGCGTTTTCAGTTGCTCTGGACCAGTGGTGTCAGAACGGGTTGTTGGGACGGGATTTTTGGGGCTTCGCGGCGTTCCAGGCCGAAGCTGGTGAATGCCGTTCGGCTCGGCAGGGGGTAGGGCTCCTTGCCGGTCAGGGAGTTGAGGATCGTCGCGCTGCGCCACGCCGCGAGGCCGAGGTCCGGTGCTCCTACGCCGTGGGTGTGCCGTTCGGCGTTCTGTACGTACACCGAGCCGGTGATCGTGGGGTCGAGCACGAGGCGGAACTGGTCGTCGATGCGGGGGCGCTCGGCGGCGTCGCGGCGGATGTAGGGGTCCAGGCCGGCGAGGAGTTGTCCGAGGGGGCGTTCGCGGTAGCCGGTGGCGAGGACGACGGCGTCGGTGGTGATGCGGGATCGGGTGCCTTGCTGGAGGTGTTCGAGGTGGAGTTCGACCTTGCTGGTGGCGACGCGGCCTGCCGTACGTACGGACACTCCGGGGGTGAGGACGGCGTCGGGCCAGCCGCCGTGGAGGGTGCGCTGGTAGAGCTCGTTGTGGATGGCGGCGATGGTGTCGGCGTCGATGCCTTTGTGGAGCTGCCACTGGCGGGGTACGAGTTCGTCGCGGGCGGACTCGGGCAGGGAGTGGAAGTAGCGGGTGTAGTCGGGGGTGAAGTGTTCCAGGCCGAGCTTGGAGTACTCCATGGGGGCGAATGCTTCGGTGCGGGCGAGCCAGGTGATCTTCTCGTGGCCGGCGGGGCGGGCACGGAGGAGGTCGAGGAAGATTTCGGCGCCGGACTGGCCCGAGCCGATGACGGTGATGTGCCCGGCGGCGAGGAGGCGGTCTCGGTGGTCCAGGTATGCGGAGGAGTGGATGACGGGGACGGCGGGGGCTTCGGCGAGTGGTTTGAGGGGTTCGGGGATGCAGGGTTCTGTGCCGACGCCGAGGGCGACGTTGCGGGTGTAGGCGCGGCCGAGGGCTTCGGCTTCGCCGTCGGCGCCGAGTTGGGTGAAGTCGACTTCGAAGGCGCCGCGTTCGGCGTTCCAGCGGACGGCGTCGACCTGGTGGCTGAAGTGGAGGCCGGGGAGGGCGGAGCTGACCCAGCGGCAGTAGGCGTCGTATTCGGCGCGCTGGATGTGGAAGCGCTCGGCGAAGTAGAAGGGGAAGAGCCGCTCGCGGGTGCGCAGGTAGTTGAGGAAGGACCAGGGGCTTGCGGGGTCGACGAGGGTGACCAGGTCGGCGAGGAAGGGGACTTGGAGGGTGGCGCCTTCGATGAGGAGGCCTGGGTGCCAGTGGAAGGTGGGGCGCTGTTCGTAGAAGGCGGTGGCGAGGCCTCCGTGTACGCCGTCTGCGAGGGCGGCGAGGGAGAGGTTGAACGGGCCGATGCCGATGCCCACCAGGTCGTGGGGCGGATGGGGGTCCCCCCACGCCCCTTGGGCGTAGGGGGAGGGCTCTTGGGGCGGGGGCGCGGCGGTCATCGGTGGGCAATGCCTTCCGGGAGTGGCAGGTGTGGCGTGGTTGGTAGGTGTCGCGTGGGTGGCAGGTGTGACAGGAGGGCTTCCAGGTCGCTGGGGGTGGTGTGCGGGTTGAGCAGGGTGGCTTTCAGCCAGAGGCGGTTGTCGGCGCGGGCGCGGCCCAGGACTGCGCGGCCTTCGGTGAGGAGGGTGCGGCGGGTTGCGGCGATGTCGTCGTCGGTGGCGTGGGTGGGGCGGAAGAGCACGGTGCTGATGGTGGGGCGGTCGTAGAGCTCCAGGCCGGGGTTCTTGTCGACGAGGTCGGCGAGGTGCTGTGCGGCGGCGCAGGTGCGGTCGACGAGGTCGGCGAGTCCTTGGCGGCCGAGTGCGCGGAGTGTGACGGCGACTTTGAGGACGTCGGGGCGTCGGGTCGTACGGAGGGACCGGCCGAGGAGGTCGGGGAGGCCGGCTTCGGTGTCGTCGTCGGCGTTGAGGTAGTCGGCCTGGTGGGTGAGGCTGCTCAGGTTGGCGGTGTCGGGTACGGCGAGGAGGCCTGCGGCGATGGGTTGCCAGCCGAGTTTGTGCAGGTCGAGGGCGACGGTGTGGGCGCGGGCCAGGCCGGTGAGCCGGGTCTTGTGGGTGTCGCTGAAGAGGAGGGGCCCGCCGTATGCGGCGTCGATGTGGAGTTCGGCGTTGTGCTGCGCGCAGAGGTCGGCGATTTCGGGGAGCGGGTCGATCTGGCCGGTGTCGGTGGTGCCTGCGGTGGCGGCTACGAGCACGGGGTGGTGCAGGTCGGTGAGGGCTTCGTCGAGTGTGATCAGGTCGATGACGCCTGCGGGGGCGGGGACGGTGACCGGCTCGGGGAGGCCGAGGAGCCAGGCGGCGCGGCGCAGTGAGTGGTGGGCGTTGGCTCCGCAGACGAGCTGTACGGCGCCGTGGCGTTCGCGGGCGAGGAGGAGGGCGAGCTGGTTGGCTTCGGTGCCGCCGGTGGTGACGAGGGCGTCGGGGGCGGGGCCGTCGGGGTAGACCTCGGCGGCGAGCGTACGGGCCACTTGGGCTTCCAGTACGGAGGCGGCGGGCGCTTGGTCCCAGGAGTCCAGGGATGCGTTGAGCGCGGACGCGGCGAGGTCGGCTGCGGTGGCGACGGCGAGCGGTGGGCAGTGCAGGTGAGCGGCGCAGAGGGGGTCGGCGGGGTCGGCGGCGCCTTCGGTGAGAGCGCGGACGAGGGTACGGAGGGCTTCTTCGGCGCCGGTGCCTGTGGTGGGGAGTACGGGTTCGGCGGCGTTGCGCAGGCGCGTCGCGACGGCGTCGGGGCCGCCGGCGGGGAGTGGTCCGCCGCGGGCGACGGCTCCTTCGTGGAGGGCGTCGAGGACGGTGGCGAGGAGTGGCCGCAGGGCGGCCGGCCCGTCCTTGCCGCCGGCGAGGGGCGGGAGGGGGGTGCCGGTTGGCGGCGTACTCATTGCGGGGTCCTTCGGGCTGCGCGCTTGGCTGGCACACCAGCGTGTA from Streptomyces spiramyceticus carries:
- a CDS encoding helix-turn-helix domain-containing protein; translation: MEQHNPSIREEALALMRRGVSNRAVAERLNVPRGTVGWWRHQDRRRRGEQFEHPTDCPRCTARPFDHEAYSYLLGLYLGDGHIISKPRQHHLSIFCADTWPGLLSEAESAMRKVMPMPSVQQRQKQGCVEVKSFTKHWTCMFPQHGPGKKHERAIILEAWQQDIVDEHPWAFIRGLIHSDGCRNMNWTVRTVGGERKRYEYPRYWFTNVSDDIRQLYTNTLDRLGVEWKHCTRHGKLYNISVAKRASVALMDAHVGPKY
- the pyk gene encoding pyruvate kinase produces the protein MRRAKIVCTLGPATDTYDQIKALVEAGMDIARFNLSHGTYADHEQRYQHVRKASEETGRSVGILADLQGPKIRLGRFREGPVLLERGDEFTITVEPIEGDRHTCGTTYEGLAADVSTGERILVDDGKVSLEVTEVDGPRVRTLVIEGGMVSDNKGLNLPGVAVSVPALSEKDIEDLRWALRTGADIIALSFVRSGRDIQDVHRIMKEEGRRLPVIAKVEKPQAVENIDDIVAAFDGIMVARGDLGVEMPLEQVPIVQKRAIKLAKRNAKPVIVATQMLDSMIENSRPTRAEASDVANAVIDGTDAVMLSGETSVGKYPIETVKTMSRIVEAAEEDILAKGLPPLTERNKPRTQGGSVARAAADMGDFLGAKYLVAFTQSGDTVKRLSRYRSPIPLLAFTPDPATRSQLNLTWGVETFLGPHVDSTDAMVAQVDEHLLRIGRCDKGDIVIITAGSPPGIAGSTNLVRVHHIGEDDPATK
- a CDS encoding SIMPL domain-containing protein, whose product is MTDETNNPTPPHGTPGAAGTPDAPRVAVQGEARLEFDPEIARIGITVTARGTDRRTALEDLTRRNTIALDLVKTYGDAIEKLETGAFSISPELTKHGRGERIRAYHGRVYITAVLTDFTALGELTTRLADLELTQVDGPWWSMRPDSPAYGEVRRQAVREAVKRAREYAHALGAELSALLELADPGAEDTGPVPVAFAGRARHMSMAYPEGAEEAPALDLEPQRQTIYAQVNARFTMTPPQL
- a CDS encoding bifunctional metallophosphatase/5'-nucleotidase, encoding MPLNRRTFLGRSAAAAAAGAGVAIAGGGVAAAAEAAPAEGRGRSPKRYSFTVMGTTDLHGNVFNWDYFTDKEFDDKAHNDVGLAKISTLVNRIREEKGRRNTMLIDAGDTIQGTQLSYYYAKVDPITAEHGPVHPMAQSMNAIGYDAAALGNHEFNYGIPVLRKFEEQCDFPLLGANALDAKTLRPAFPPYFMKRLRTPCGRDVRVAVLGLTNPGIAIWDKANVQGKMTFPGLEEQAAKWVPKLRSMGADVVIVSAHSGSSGTSSYGDQLPYVENAAGLVAEQVAGIDAILVGHAHTEIAEYFVANKETGKKVVLSEPLKWGQRLTLFDFDLVWAKGRWVVEKVGAKVLNSNTVEEDPEITKLLGDEHEKVVAYVNQVIGTSTVAMTTAEAAWKDEPLIDLINHVQAETVKAALAGGAYAALPVLSQASCFSRSAVVPAGEVTIKDAAGLYPFENTLEARLVSGAQLKDYLEFSARYYVQTAAGAPVDTAKLTNAGGIPDYNYDVVSGPGLTYEIDIAKPAGSRVVKLSFDGKPVDGAAQFVLAVNNYRASGGGAFPHIAGSKQLWANSEEIRNTIITWVKGKGTVDPAEFAVVGWRLTREGTPVF
- a CDS encoding lysine N(6)-hydroxylase/L-ornithine N(5)-oxygenase family protein; translated protein: MTAAPPPQEPSPYAQGAWGDPHPPHDLVGIGIGPFNLSLAALADGVHGGLATAFYEQRPTFHWHPGLLIEGATLQVPFLADLVTLVDPASPWSFLNYLRTRERLFPFYFAERFHIQRAEYDAYCRWVSSALPGLHFSHQVDAVRWNAERGAFEVDFTQLGADGEAEALGRAYTRNVALGVGTEPCIPEPLKPLAEAPAVPVIHSSAYLDHRDRLLAAGHITVIGSGQSGAEIFLDLLRARPAGHEKITWLARTEAFAPMEYSKLGLEHFTPDYTRYFHSLPESARDELVPRQWQLHKGIDADTIAAIHNELYQRTLHGGWPDAVLTPGVSVRTAGRVATSKVELHLEHLQQGTRSRITTDAVVLATGYRERPLGQLLAGLDPYIRRDAAERPRIDDQFRLVLDPTITGSVYVQNAERHTHGVGAPDLGLAAWRSATILNSLTGKEPYPLPSRTAFTSFGLERREAPKIPSQQPVLTPLVQSN
- a CDS encoding pyridoxal phosphate-dependent decarboxylase family protein; its protein translation is MSTPPTGTPLPPLAGGKDGPAALRPLLATVLDALHEGAVARGGPLPAGGPDAVATRLRNAAEPVLPTTGTGAEEALRTLVRALTEGAADPADPLCAAHLHCPPLAVATAADLAASALNASLDSWDQAPAASVLEAQVARTLAAEVYPDGPAPDALVTTGGTEANQLALLLARERHGAVQLVCGANAHHSLRRAAWLLGLPEPVTVPAPAGVIDLITLDEALTDLHHPVLVAATAGTTDTGQIDPLPEIADLCAQHNAELHIDAAYGGPLLFSDTHKTRLTGLARAHTVALDLHKLGWQPIAAGLLAVPDTANLSSLTHQADYLNADDDTEAGLPDLLGRSLRTTRRPDVLKVAVTLRALGRQGLADLVDRTCAAAQHLADLVDKNPGLELYDRPTISTVLFRPTHATDDDIAATRRTLLTEGRAVLGRARADNRLWLKATLLNPHTTPSDLEALLSHLPPTRHLPTTPHLPLPEGIAHR